The genomic stretch cattatcatcatcttctctAAAATCACCCCAAAAACCTCCACTTTTACCCACCATCATATCAACCAATGATCATCTTTGATAACCACTGCCCACACCAACAAAAACCACCACCAACCGCCAACAATAACAACACCACAACctcacacaacaacaacaacgaccaccactcaaaaaaaaaaatcaaatctaaaaaaaaaaattcaccaaaaaaaaagtgAAAGGCGGCGACATCACCAGCCGCCCTTTCTCCACCAGCCTCACCGTCAACCACCTTGCCTCCTCCAACTACCAACAATCATtagatctgtttttttttttttttaataaaggaaTGTCGGTCATCGTCGAGTGGTGGCGATATTCAGTTAGAGACGACGAGTTGCGCCGACGAGTGGTTGCTTGAACTGCGGGAGTGTCGATGACAGGTGGTGGAAGAAAGGATAAGAGGAAGAAGAAATGCGGAAAGAGTGTGCAGTGGTGAAGGTTGTGCGGTGGTAGTGCGACGTATGTCGATTTTGGTGGTTACGACATGGTGGTCACGGTGTTGTCGGGTGGAAGGAGTGTGGAATgagagggaagggaaagaggaGAGAGGCGACATTGGTGGGTTGCGGATTGATTTGGCGACGTCAGCATGGTGGTGGCTGTGTGGTGGCGTGGCGTCGGCATGGTGGCGGCGGttatgaagatgatgatgttgAATGGTATGGTGGTGGGTGTAAGAGGAGGCTTTTCTAGAGTGattttgaagaagatgatgataatgatagttTGGGGATTAAGATATTAATGTTAATTTATTGTATAAAACAAGGATCTATGTAGTATTAGTgtattaaataacaaaaaaaagggGTCATTAGTCAAAGGAGTAACGGAGTGATGACGGAAGTTTGGCAAATGgcattctgggaaagaaaaacgTAAACAcagggtaccatatgtagaaagttaaaaggaggggtaccatgtgtaatctgccaaagtttGAGGGTACCATGGAAAATTTCCGAAAGATAATTCAACCACCTTGATAATTAAATATTCATGATAGCCCCTAAAAAAAACATAGTTCATGATAGGGCATAATTATTTAATGGAATTCAACACGTCAAATTAAGTTCAAATCCATAAATAATCACCGTATTAAAACTAAAATCTTCCATTATTTCGAATTTGTGTACTAATATAACTCATCATCCAACTAGAAAACAGAATTTTGAATTGGGGTAGGTATAGACCTGTAGTGGTGTAGAATAGAAATAGAACtccatcaattattaatattattaaaaaaCCTTCTCTCATCCAAAATTTTATCCTAAATTAATTAGTAGGAGGAATTTCATCAAGCATACAAATACACAATAATTAATACGAGTAACACGCATCAAGACAACGAACATCAAATTGCTTCCGAACCTTCCACCTTCTCTCTCTTGCTTTACTTTTCCCCCTTTCAATTTTTTGATTCAATTATTCAAAATCGTTCAACCCTAATTCAATCCTCAATTACAGGTAAGATAATTCACTATTATAATTCCTGCATAATTTGCTAGTTTTATTGATTTTGAATTCATATGGTTAAAAATCATTGTTCAAATTCTGCTTTTTGTTTGTGTTAATTTGAAGAATTGATTTAGGGTTTGTACTGAATTATTGTTGCTTCAATTATTGTAGTTGTTTAGAAATCATAATCATAATTATGATTCATTAATGCTATATGATCATGTAGTTTCTAATGATGCGAAATTGCGAATTATAGAATAAGATCGTCTTATAGTGTGAGACGGGTTTTTTATTGGTTAAACACTCACGTATTAGTTAATTACTATCGATAAATGAGTGTTTTcgtgtaagacggtcttatacaataattattgttgttttaataaagTTCTTGTTTAGAAATCACAGCTCATGGTTAATTTGCGTCCAGTAGCGGAACTGAGGGAGGGTAGTTTAATCATTAATCAATGAAGATTATGagtttttttgtaaaaaaaattcgACTTTTTTTTATCCCAAGTTACCCTATTGTATTGCTAATAGCTCCTTGAAATTTCCGGATATATGTATTAGCCTTGGTAACTTTGAATCCTGAATCCGCCACCGTTTGCTGTTTCATGATCATTGTATCTTTGTTTGAAGTACTTGCTTTGAAGCCTCAATGTAATGGTCTTTGTcgctttgttttgttttgtttacaTCGTACTCAAATGCTTATAGCAATTAAGAGATGTTTTCATAGCTCATGGAATTGTTACCTTTGAGTACCTAGTACAATTGTTAATGCTTATACGCGTTTGTGTTTGGGATTTTTCGAATACTTTCAGCAGAAATGACTTCCCCTGCTGAGAAATGGATGCGGGATTATAATGACGCATCAAAGCTGGCTGATGAGATAAATAGCATGGTGTCTGAGGCGAGTACTTTGCCCCCAACAGGACCACAAACACAACGTCATTTTTCAGCTACTCGTAGAAAGATCAGCATAATAAATAACAAACTTGACAGCCTGGGGAAATTTTTAGCGGAGCTACCAACCAGGCAAACTTTGTAAGTATCAATGTTAACTCTACCTAAGTTATGACTGCAGGTTCAGCTTTGTTTTGTACGTAAACAAGACGCTTTTCTTCTCGTGCTGTTACTGCAAAGCACAGTGTGTTGCTGAATCTGTTTACATGTTTACTTTGGTGTTCCTTTTATTTAGTTTCTCATCCAATATAAGTTCAAACGAGttgatccttttttttttttttttttgctgttaaCTTTATATATTGAGACAAAGTTCCATCACTCTTGGGCTTCAGAATATGATGAAATGAAGCAGAATGGTTCACCAAACTGTGTGTACTTTTTATGTTGTGAAGTAGCACTTAATCAATGTAATTCTTGTAGCAATGTTCATTATGGGCATTCAAAACAGTCTGTTTATGTTTTCAACAATGGTAGGGGAAGACGGTTTTGTACACTTGTCACCCTTACCTTATCATAAACAAGAGCCTTTGAGAATTGAAAGTTCGAGGCACTGGGGTAATTTTTTTCTATGTAGTTGTTGGCTCTCGAGAAATCTGAAAGAGGTGATTTGTAATAATCGGTTgatatttgtttttcttctttgttAGTACTGTCTGTGATATTGTTCACATGATTCTACGAGTTCTTAGTATTTTCTTATAAGTTCCGATAAGTGACATGTTAGAATATGCTCATGTTGTGTGTAAAATAGTTGCGTTTGTTGATGAATGTATCTAATGCAGAAGCATATTGTGCTGATTATCATCATGTTAATGCAGGTCCGGAAAGGAGATGAATAAACGTAATGACATGATGGCGAATTTGAATACCAAAGTCAACCAAATGGCAAACACTCTCAATTCATACAGTTCGGCAAACAGGGATCGTTTGCTTGGCCCTGATACAAAATCAGATGATGTAATGAAGAGAGCATCTAACATGGACAATAATGGTCTTGTAGGTTTTCAGCGACAGGTTATGAGAGGTATGGACATGTAACCTGTGCCTTTGTATTTGAATTTTGTGGTTGTTCATATTGTTACACTGTTATTGCATTGGCGACCTTGAGAAATTTGAATTTTGTGGTTGTTCCTATTCAGAGCAAGACGACGACCTTGAGAAATTAGAGATTACAGTCGTAAGTACAAAACATATTGCATTGGCGGTCAATGAAGAGCTCGACCTGCACACCAGGCTCCTGGTATTGCATCACTTTCACTCAGCTCCTTCTTCAACTAGTAAAATGCCAGTATTATTTTGGATGGCATATTTTATGGTTACTAAATATGCAGATTGCTTACCAATCTGTAATTTTGTGAAACATCTCTTTGACTTCAAgattttattttcttaatttttttgtAGAATGGCTTGGATGACCATCTGGAGGCGACAGGTTCCCGTTTACAGGTTTCTTTCTCCCTTGCGCTGTTACCCGTTTAGCTTTGGCATATTTGTTAGTAAAACTTAAGAAGTGTCACGGTGTTTCAGTTTGCTTTTAGTTGAAAAGTCGCTAACTTGTAGAAGTGAATTTTTTGAATCATGTTAAAGGAGCCATGCATGAAAATAATTAACTACGAGAATGCATAAAAGCAGTCATAATGAGCAAATGTTGGCCCTGTGGAGCTTTTTAATGCTTGAAAAATACTCTTATCAATCTGGAATTTTACATTAGAGTATTTGTAAGCTTAGAGCAGTATAGTAGAAAATGGTGAACATGAAGCTTGTATGCTTGATTTTATGTAGTTCCTCTCTGCTTCCAATGATGATCTTGGAGCTTGTATGCTTGATTACCTGCATCATGACTTAATTTAGTTCTGCTAATAAGTTTTATATGATTGCTAGTTTGAGTTGCATGAGAACAAGGAGTAAAATGATAGAATCTTTAAGATACTCAATTAGGTTAAAATTATCGTAGTCAGTAGTGGGTGTAGTTTAAAGACCTTTGTTTGTGGTGACCTCATATTTAAGGTCATAATATCCTCCCAGATAATGAAACCCATCACATAAGGATGAGAAACGATTATGCTGCATGCTCTAGTCTAATTCGTCATCTTTCCTGAGGGGTCTGTTCTTTTTGCTCATCATTTCCGCCTTCTTCAGtaattttttctttgttttccttTTTCTGTAGGGTTCTTTATTTCTTTTCATACTAATCCTATGGGGGTTCTTAACTCCAATGGATAATTTGGAATATGATTTTCTTAAAAATTGTATGTGCTTCCTATATTGTGAAATAGCAGTTGGCAAATTTCATCATGGTATCATGTCTTTGTGTTAGCCTGAGTACATTCAACCCTTTTACCCCCTATTGGGTGGGGTAGCTTTGATGCATTAAAGTGATGTCATTGTTGCTGTACTAATCCTCGGTGGGTATCTGAAACAGCGTATTCAAAGAAGTTTGGGCGCTCTCAACAGAAAAACCAAAGGTGGTTGCTGTTGCTCGATCCTGGTGGTTATATTGATAGTGATTCTCGTCCTTGTTGCATTCGTATTGATCAAATATCTATAGAGCAAACTATGGTAAGCTCTAGTAGTTTTTACTCGCACTTGTACGAAGGAGAGGAAAATACTAAATAGTACGAGTACTATTCTTCTCTCTAAGAATAGATTTTTTTTCCCCTCTGAATTATTTTATTTATGAATTTCATTCTTTTCACAACTCAGTTTGCTGTTACTTTTCCACTTTTCATTTGCCCTTGATCATGAGAGAGTGAAGATAAAAATGGGTCCTGGGAAATAGAAATTTAAGAATTTGCACAAGGGATTAAGCGAGTAATTGCTGAGTTTTGTGTATACACACAGTTTTAGAGAACCAAAATTTAAAGGTGATGAAGTTCTTGAATTATGCCTTTGTTATATAGGCTTCAGTTCGTTGGACTACCCATAATCATTTTTTATGACACAATTTTATTCTATAAAGGTTCAAACTTGTAGAGTTTAGAAGCTTCATCCTGAAGTTGGGAGTTGGGGTTCAAACCCTATCATCTATCCGAATTTTTCTTCTTACGGCACGACTGTTTACGGAGCGACTGTTTAATGTGTAAAGTAGCATGGGATTTCTCCTAATCCTCATCTTTTTTCTGTTATAGGTCTTGGATTGAATAATAAACTCCCGTCTTTCAGTTGAAGTGAAGTCTGTGTACTGGGGTTATTTACCGCAAATGTCACATTCACGGTGAAGTGATCAATGTCATCAATCCGGCCAACTATGTCAAAGCGGGTATAGAATGATTTATTTCTTTTGGTTTGTGAAAATAGTCTCGTCTGTATGCTCAAATATTTTAGCAAGTCCAGGTTCCATGCCCTCTGAATTTCTGTAAAAAGCACATCCTAGTATTTATTATATCGCTTTCAGATACGCCATCTCCGTCTGTTGCCTTTAATCTTATAATGATATTACAGGCTTACAGCCATCCTAGTATTCATCCCATCAGTGATCCGACTTATCTGCGTCATTAATTTTTCCGTATACAGTCTTATAAATCAAAACAGTGAGATTTGAAGGACTCGTTTGTTGAACTCATATTTATTAATTTTTTACACGACATTTTTACCAAAAAGTGAGTAATTCAATGTTTGAATCATTTGTGATTTTTTTCGGGTGTAAACGAAGCCAAAGCAACAATTTTTCTGCATTTTAAACTTATGTTATGCTGCCAAAAAAATCGAGTTAAAGTTACGGAAGGAACAAAGGGCAACATGCATACTTAAGCTCATTTTCATAAACGTGAAACAGATTTCATTTACATTAACCCTGCAACAATGAACAGCCATGCTGGAATAATAAAGTAGCCAAAATATACACATGGTGTTCGGAATTCGTATCTAGAAGACTATAAACTATTTTCTTCTAAGCCTCCGTTAACTATATCACCTCTATCCTTTACAACACGGCTACAAATAATGATCCAAAATTCCGTCAACCCTGCCTATTGGTGTTTGTCGAATATCAATCATCTGCAGATAGCAACCAAGACAGATATTCGGTACTGTGATTTAGAACACCGTCACATTCATTAGGTGGAGTAATCCTTTTACGCATAAGCATATCCACCGTGGGTCGCTTCCTTTTCTGCCCACCGTGAGGTTTTGACCTCCACTGCTCATCGAACTCCTCCAAGTCTCCCTAAAGCATAGAAAAATCCTAATTAACGTGCCATTTTATAGTGTAAAACAGGCTTACTAAAGTAGTTTTGCTATATCAAACTATCAATAAAGGGGGGGTAATTACCGGAACATAAACATGGCGACCGGATTTCTCATGTTTATCTCTCACGTGCTTGAAGGCAAATCTCATGCTACAACCCGAGACACTACAAGCAAAAGGTTTAAGATTCAGATGCACTGCCTTCACGTGCTGTCGTAGATTCGAGCTCTGCATAAGACAAGTCAAGCATTTAGGAATGATGGCTGCTAAACTCAATGCCATATAAAGACAAGAAAATTTAGAGCCGTAAAATTTCTGGTATAAAACTTACGGTGGTAAATGAATGATCACAACCCTCAAAATTGCAGTTCAAAACTTCACTTGAGCCATCATCATCGTGAGATTGTAGGTGCCGTTTGTAATTCTTCCTCAGATGTTTTGACCCACAGACTTCACAGATTATATATTGGTGGCAAGATCTCATATGTTCTTGGAGGCACTCACGGTTCGCAAAGGCTTTCATACAACTTGGATCGGCACAATATGCTTCCGAGCATTCGACTGTGAGAGCAGAGTTCACAAAACATAAGACCAACACATTTTACCCTAAAATCAAATGTAGGAACACTAGCAAAAGATATTGTGTTGGCCTCACTTAGTAGGGATCGTCCTATAGTATGAGTAGCCACAAAATTCCAGGCAGAGAACGACACTTACCATGGGACTCCTCGTGTTTCTGCAGCTGAGACGCATACTTGAACTCCTTCCCACACCCAGATTTCTGACATACATGTTTCTTTTGTTCTTCCGGGGTATCACTTGGATCACACTTTCCTTCATGATATTTCTTTAGGTGTCGACTAATATTCCCGTGAACAGAAAATTCCTTATTACAGTTGTCCATGGGGCATTTAAACAGCTTTCCTTCATGCTGTATAAGATGCCGATTCAAGTGGTCTTTTCTTCTGTAACTAGCATTACAGTCATCTACTGGGCAAGCAAAAGGCCTCTGCAATCAAGAAACCCAAGTTTAAGAAAACCGCAGTATTCTAAGGTGTGTTAAAAATCGAATGTGAAGAAAGCTCAACCATGATAGAAAAATGAAGTGACTATCAAACCTCAACATAGTGCGTGAAAGAGGCTTTCACTTGACCCGGAGCTTCTCAGGAGGTCCCCCACCCTGATACTAGTCCGGTCAAGAGTAAGTAATTTATAAGCCCCTTCGCATTTTGGAGTTCTCTCATTGGGATCCAATGCTTCACACACTTCCGAACTTTGGAATCTGCAACATTATTATTAGTCAACCAATCCAGCATTGCAAGTCAACCGAAAATGGCATACAAACTTCATCAAACAAAATGTCATACAAACAATCATTTAATTTCTTTTGGCATCAAGATCAACATTACATCCCAGCTCCCCTACACCCCTCGGCCCTCGCTCAACGTTCTACAGCTACTTGTGGCAAACATCATTGCAAAGTTCTTATTTCCTCCTTTCAAGATTTTTTTGCTGATGAACTATACTACCACAATACACAATTACCACTAACCGCATTCTAAAAGAGACAGCACCTTGGTGCTTCAAATCTCATTATTCTACCTCAACCGGGCAAATATCAGCTTTAATGCCGCGAATTAACAATTACCAAATCATTGAAAACTCAAAATCTCAAGTTAATCTTTCTTAGTAATTCTTACAACAAACAGAAAATCTCACTAACAGCACACAACTTCATAGTAATTTTCACCAAACACATCATTACGTAGCGAAAAGAGAACACATTTAAGCTGCAAACTAAGAGTCACAGATGAAAACAATTACCTCAAAAGAGTGAGAAAGCATGTGTTGCTTCAAATGAGCAGGTTTCTTGAAACTAGCACCACATTCTTCACATGTGTTATTACCCTTTTGCCCTTCACCTCCATTTTCCCCCATTTCATCAATCTTCTTCATCTCCTCCTATAATCATTCAAATCCAAATCCAACAAATACCCATTAAATATTTATCAAAATTAAACAAAACCCCTAAAATCAGGTCAGCAAAAacacaaattaattaatttatcttcAATAGTGAAAAACTTGCATTCATGTTGTTCATCTCATCTTATAATCATTAAAATTAAAATCCAATCAATACCCATTAAATATTTAGCAAAACCCATGTAATCAAATCAgctaaagaaataaattaataataacaaaattagggaaattaagaaaaaaaaaataccgGGTGTTCAGAGAGAATATGAGTGGTGATTTGGGTTTTTTTGGAACGGCAGATACCGCAAAATTGGCAGTAATATCGACGGATATCTTTGAAAATGGGTGTTTTTATTGTGGCTTGTGATTCCATGGATGCCGCCATGGGAGATTTGAGGTGAGTACAGTAGAGCTCGAGTAGTGAGATGAGGTTAGGGTTTCTAAGTGA from Silene latifolia isolate original U9 population chromosome 2, ASM4854445v1, whole genome shotgun sequence encodes the following:
- the LOC141642056 gene encoding syntaxin-51-like isoform X1; translation: MTSPAEKWMRDYNDASKLADEINSMVSEASTLPPTGPQTQRHFSATRRKISIINNKLDSLGKFLAELPTRQTLSGKEMNKRNDMMANLNTKVNQMANTLNSYSSANRDRLLGPDTKSDDVMKRASNMDNNGLVGFQRQVMREQDDDLEKLEITVVSTKHIALAVNEELDLHTRLLNGLDDHLEATGSRLQRIQRSLGALNRKTKGGCCCSILVVILIVILVLVAFVLIKYL
- the LOC141642056 gene encoding syntaxin-51-like isoform X2 encodes the protein MTSPAEKWMRDYNDASKLADEINSMVSEASTLPPTGPQTQRHFSATRRKISIINNKLDSLGKFLAELPTRQTLSGKEMNKRNDMMANLNTKVNQMANTLNSYSSANRDRLLGPDTKSDDVMKRASNMDNNGLVGFQRQVMREQDDDLEKLEITVVSTKHIALAVNEELDLHTRLLNGLDDHLEATGSRLQVLD
- the LOC141642052 gene encoding transcription factor IIIA-like, with product MAASMESQATIKTPIFKDIRRYYCQFCGICRSKKTQITTHILSEHPEEMKKIDEMGENGGEGQKGNNTCEECGASFKKPAHLKQHMLSHSFERPFACPVDDCNASYRRKDHLNRHLIQHEGKLFKCPMDNCNKEFSVHGNISRHLKKYHEGKCDPSDTPEEQKKHVCQKSGCGKEFKYASQLQKHEESHVECSEAYCADPSCMKAFANRECLQEHMRSCHQYIICEVCGSKHLRKNYKRHLQSHDDDGSSEVLNCNFEGCDHSFTTSSNLRQHVKAVHLNLKPFACSVSGCSMRFAFKHVRDKHEKSGRHVYVPGDLEEFDEQWRSKPHGGQKRKRPTVDMLMRKRITPPNECDGVLNHSTEYLSWLLSADD